Proteins encoded by one window of Rhodamnia argentea isolate NSW1041297 chromosome 6, ASM2092103v1, whole genome shotgun sequence:
- the LOC115728855 gene encoding solute carrier family 25 member 44-like, translating to MAVETDASPPPELALADTDINWDRLDKMRFHIIGAVLFTAQSALLHPASVVKTRMQVAGSGMSQMRGMDVFKHIFRNDGIPGVFRGFGTSAIGSLPGRVLALTSLEVSKDMTLKYMECCDMPEATRVGVANGVAGMLSNLVSCVYYVPLDVICQRLMVQGLPGTASCNGPFDVVHKVMKVEGVRGLYRGFGLTALTQSPASALWWGAYGAAQHVIWRSLGYKDEMEKPSHAEMVTVQATAGLLAGACSSIITTPLDTVKTRLQVMDNFSGGRPSVLNTAKTLVEEDGWWGFYRGFGPRFLSMSLYGTTMIVTYELIKRLSLKQD from the exons GTTGGACAAGATGAGATTTCATATAATTGGGGCTGTACTCTTCACTGCTCAATCTGCATTACTACATCCTGCATCAGTTGTGAAGACCAGAATGCAAGTAGCTGGCTCTGGAATGTCTCAAATGCGTGGGATGGATGTGTTCAAACATATCTTCAGAAACGATGGTATTCCAGGTGTATTTAGAGGTTTTGGGACATCTGCCATCGGATCATTGCCTGGTAGAGTTCTGGCTTTGACGTCACTAGAAGTATCAAAAGATATGACGCTGAAATATATGGAATGTTGTGATATGCCCGAAGCCACTCGTGTCGGCGTTGCAAATGGTGTGGCAGGCATGTTGTCAAATTTAGTTTCATGTGTCTACTATGTGCCTTTAGATGTG ATCTGTCAGAGGCTAATGGTGCAAGGACTTCCTGGAACTGCATCATGCAATGGACCGTTTGATGTAGTTCATAAAGTCATGAAAGTCGAAGGAGTACGTGGACTTTATAGAGGCTTTGGATTAACTGCTCTTACCCAGTCTCCAGCATCTGCACTGTGGTGGGGCGCCTACGGAGCAGCCCAGCACGTTATCTGGAG GAGCCTGGGATACAAAGATGAAATGGAGAAGCCATCTCATGCCGAGATGGTGACAGTACAAGCTACTGCGGGATTGCTTGCTGGCGCTTGCTCATCGATAATTACCACTCCTCTAGATACTGTAAAAACACGACTTCAG GTCATGGACAATTTTAGTGGGGGAAGACCGTCCGTGCTTAACACTGCAAAGACACTAGTTGAAGAAGACGGGTGGTGGGGGTTTTATAGGGGGTTCGGACCACGGTTTCTGAGCATGTCGCTGTATGGAACGACCATGATCGTGACTTATGAACTGATAA AAAGATTATCGTTGAAACAAGACTAG